A DNA window from Micromonospora inyonensis contains the following coding sequences:
- a CDS encoding transglutaminase TgpA family protein: MIANRGLGLVAAAATLLAAAPLSAIFQRWTWLVQSAIAVAVVAGVAALLRLVRAPLWGQALGMAAGLLIALTWMFPSGSELAAVLPTPGTFAHFGELVGGSVQDMRSYGVKVPDTDPLLFITVLGVGGVAVVVDLLAVGLRRPALAGLPMLAIYSVPVAVYVESVPPVPFVIGAAGYLWLLVSDNIDRVRRFGRRFTGDGRDVDVWEASPLASAGRRLAVVGVVLAVLAPLAVPGMTGGLLDRLQSGTGDGDGRTGVGGSPGRVDLFAALSGELNQSEVADLVKVTTNEPNPFYLRFGVADDLRPEGFRVRNPSGRAVTRALPDPTSGVSGVQQDRYRATVETTRDLNMPLMPVYAAPVRTDGLNGNWLYDPNLQIVFSNKENSRGKRYEFDYVRSRYTPELLRRAPSLSPSDAMVQRFTDTPPAGEVDALVAELIAGRQTDYDRVRAIYDHFSARNGFRYSLSTEGGTSGRDIVDFLTNKAGFCQQYAAAMAWLVRAAGIPARVAFGFTNGSSRDGDTYVLTNRNLHAWTEVYFEGIGWVPFDATPAYGVPGNARSDWAPDNDAPDPVTPSAGATAAPGETDPSAGPAGPEEANRNVDEGVVPTTGASTEQAPIWPWWVAAAVALLVLLAVPALRRVTLRRRRGAAPAATPVATAAGEASGAGPLVVVEADADSARARAHAAWDELLDTLVDYRVRVDRTETPRATADRLVRESLAKDEPAATAVRLLGRAEERARYARDPLVDGELHPALGTVRHALGVQADRRTRLVAAVLPPSVLLRWRTAVTDTSSRLVTATGRARTRLLRWSPRRLLAGRAAR; the protein is encoded by the coding sequence GTGATCGCGAACCGTGGGCTCGGCCTGGTGGCGGCGGCCGCGACGCTGCTCGCCGCCGCGCCGTTGTCGGCGATCTTCCAACGCTGGACGTGGCTGGTGCAGTCGGCCATCGCGGTGGCGGTGGTCGCCGGGGTCGCCGCGCTGCTGCGGCTGGTCCGGGCACCGCTGTGGGGGCAGGCGCTCGGCATGGCGGCCGGGCTGCTGATCGCACTGACCTGGATGTTCCCCAGCGGCAGCGAACTCGCCGCCGTGCTGCCCACGCCGGGCACCTTCGCCCACTTCGGTGAGCTGGTCGGCGGCTCGGTGCAGGACATGCGCTCGTACGGGGTGAAGGTCCCCGACACCGACCCGCTGCTCTTCATCACCGTGCTCGGGGTGGGCGGGGTGGCCGTGGTGGTCGACCTGCTCGCGGTGGGGCTGCGCCGGCCCGCCCTGGCCGGTCTGCCGATGCTCGCCATCTACTCGGTACCGGTCGCGGTCTACGTCGAGAGCGTCCCGCCGGTGCCCTTCGTGATCGGCGCGGCCGGCTACCTCTGGCTGCTGGTCAGCGACAACATCGACCGGGTCCGCCGGTTCGGCCGCCGGTTCACCGGTGACGGCCGGGACGTCGACGTCTGGGAGGCCTCCCCGCTGGCCAGTGCCGGTCGTCGGCTGGCCGTGGTGGGGGTGGTGCTGGCCGTCCTCGCGCCGCTGGCGGTGCCCGGGATGACCGGCGGACTGCTGGACCGGCTCCAGTCCGGCACGGGCGACGGCGACGGGCGGACCGGGGTCGGCGGCAGCCCCGGCCGGGTGGACCTGTTCGCCGCGCTCAGCGGCGAGCTCAACCAGTCCGAGGTGGCCGACCTGGTCAAGGTCACCACCAACGAGCCCAATCCGTTCTACCTGCGTTTCGGGGTCGCCGACGACCTGCGGCCGGAGGGTTTCCGGGTGCGTAACCCGTCCGGCCGGGCGGTCACCCGTGCCCTGCCCGACCCCACCAGCGGGGTGAGCGGGGTGCAGCAGGACCGGTACCGGGCCACCGTCGAGACCACCCGCGACCTCAACATGCCGCTGATGCCGGTCTACGCCGCGCCGGTCCGCACCGACGGGCTGAACGGCAACTGGCTGTACGACCCGAACCTCCAGATCGTCTTCTCCAACAAGGAGAACTCCCGCGGCAAGCGCTACGAGTTCGACTACGTCCGTTCCCGCTACACCCCGGAGCTGCTGCGCCGGGCCCCGTCGCTGTCCCCGTCGGACGCGATGGTGCAGCGGTTCACCGACACGCCGCCGGCCGGCGAGGTCGACGCGCTGGTGGCGGAACTGATCGCGGGACGCCAGACCGACTACGACCGGGTCCGGGCCATCTACGACCACTTCTCCGCCCGGAACGGGTTCCGCTACTCGCTGAGCACCGAGGGAGGCACCAGCGGCCGGGACATCGTCGACTTCCTCACCAACAAGGCCGGCTTCTGCCAGCAGTACGCCGCTGCGATGGCCTGGCTGGTACGGGCGGCCGGCATCCCGGCCCGGGTGGCGTTCGGCTTCACCAACGGCAGCAGCCGGGACGGGGACACCTACGTCCTGACCAACCGGAACCTGCACGCCTGGACCGAGGTCTACTTCGAGGGCATCGGCTGGGTGCCGTTCGACGCCACCCCGGCGTACGGGGTGCCCGGCAACGCCCGCTCGGACTGGGCGCCGGACAACGACGCGCCCGACCCGGTCACCCCGTCGGCCGGTGCCACGGCCGCGCCGGGCGAGACCGACCCGTCGGCCGGACCGGCCGGGCCGGAGGAGGCCAACCGGAACGTCGACGAGGGGGTCGTCCCGACCACGGGCGCCTCGACGGAGCAGGCACCGATCTGGCCGTGGTGGGTGGCCGCCGCCGTGGCGCTTCTGGTGCTGCTGGCCGTGCCGGCGTTGCGCCGGGTGACGCTGCGCCGCCGACGCGGAGCCGCGCCGGCCGCCACGCCGGTCGCCACGGCGGCCGGCGAGGCCAGCGGGGCCGGTCCGCTGGTGGTGGTCGAGGCGGACGCCGACAGCGCCCGGGCCCGCGCGCACGCCGCCTGGGACGAACTGCTCGACACCCTGGTGGACTACCGGGTCCGGGTGGACCGGACGGAGACCCCCCGGGCCACCGCCGACCGGCTGGTCCGGGAGTCCCTCGCCAAGGACGAGCCGGCCGCCACGGCGGTCCGCCTTCTCGGCCGGGCCGAGGAGCGGGCGCGCTACGCTCGCGACCCGCTGGTGGACGGTGAGCTGCACCCGGCGCTCGGGACGGTCCGCCACGCGCTCGGCGTCCAGGCGGACCGGCGTACCCGGCTCGTCGCGGCGGTCCTGCCGCCGTCGGTGCTGCTGCGCTGGCGCACGGCGGTCACCGACACCTCGTCCCGGCTGGTGACGGCGACCGGACGGGCCCGGACCCGACTGCTGCGGTGGAGCCCCCGGCGGCTCCTGGCGGGCCGAGCGGCCCGCTGA
- a CDS encoding DUF58 domain-containing protein, with translation MRDGLRGLTTRGRSFLAAAVAAAISALLLGERDLLRVAVLLAVLPLLAAAYVGRSRYKLACVRSMDPHRAPVGASSRVVLRLQNMSRLPTGTLLLEDRLPYALGSRPRVVLERLGAFQASSVAYTVRADVRGRYEVGPLGVRMTDPFGLCELSRAFPSTDRLTVIPQVTPLPPIRLPGEYAGSGDSRARSVAVHGEDDAATREYRMGDDLRRVHWKSTARTGELMVRREEQPWESRATVVLDTRAYGHRGDGPTASFEWAVSAAASIAVHLRQAGYKLRLVTGSGADVDATEAAGDGVLLDHLAEVRLEQRGELTTLVERVRQRADGGLIIALLGSLSTAEAHLLAALRGNGATCVAFLLDSAGWLNLPERARAEAQQAHGAAALALLQSGWRVIGVEHGSQLPVLWPQAARGSQGFAMRAALAETVAGGVK, from the coding sequence GTGCGCGACGGGCTGCGCGGGCTCACCACCCGCGGCCGGTCCTTCCTGGCCGCCGCCGTGGCCGCCGCGATCTCGGCACTGCTGCTCGGGGAGCGGGACCTGCTCCGGGTCGCGGTGCTGCTGGCCGTGCTGCCGCTGCTCGCCGCCGCGTACGTCGGGCGCAGCCGCTACAAGCTCGCCTGCGTCCGGTCGATGGACCCGCACCGGGCGCCGGTCGGGGCCAGTTCCCGGGTGGTGCTGCGGTTGCAGAACATGTCCCGCCTGCCCACCGGGACGCTGCTGCTCGAGGACCGGCTGCCGTACGCGCTGGGCAGCCGTCCCCGGGTGGTGCTGGAACGGCTCGGCGCGTTCCAGGCCAGCTCGGTGGCGTACACCGTCCGCGCCGACGTGCGCGGCCGGTACGAGGTGGGCCCGCTCGGCGTGCGGATGACCGACCCGTTCGGCCTCTGCGAGCTGAGCCGGGCCTTCCCGAGCACCGACCGGCTCACGGTGATCCCGCAGGTCACGCCGCTGCCGCCGATCCGGCTCCCCGGCGAGTACGCCGGCAGCGGCGACAGCCGGGCCCGCTCGGTGGCGGTGCACGGCGAGGACGACGCGGCGACCCGCGAGTACCGGATGGGCGACGACCTGCGCCGGGTGCACTGGAAGTCGACCGCCCGCACCGGGGAGCTGATGGTGCGCCGGGAGGAACAGCCGTGGGAGAGCCGGGCGACGGTGGTGCTGGACACCCGCGCGTACGGGCATCGCGGCGACGGGCCGACGGCGAGCTTCGAGTGGGCCGTCTCGGCCGCCGCGAGCATCGCCGTGCACCTGCGCCAGGCCGGCTACAAGCTGCGCCTGGTGACCGGCTCCGGAGCGGACGTGGACGCGACGGAGGCCGCCGGTGACGGGGTGCTCCTCGACCACCTCGCCGAGGTCCGGCTGGAGCAGCGGGGCGAGCTGACCACGCTGGTCGAGCGGGTACGGCAACGCGCCGACGGCGGGCTGATCATCGCCCTGCTCGGCTCGCTCAGCACCGCCGAGGCCCACCTGCTGGCCGCGTTGCGGGGCAACGGCGCCACCTGTGTGGCCTTCCTGCTGGACAGCGCCGGTTGGCTCAACCTGCCCGAGCGGGCCCGCGCCGAGGCCCAGCAGGCCCACGGTGCCGCCGCGCTCGCCCTGTTGCAGAGCGGGTGGCGGGTGATCGGGGTGGAACACGGCAGCCAGCTTCCGGTGCTCTGGCCGCAGGCGGCCCGCGGCTCGCAGGGGTTCGCGATGCGCGCCGCGCTGGCCGAGACGGTGGCCGGTGGCGTGAAGTGA
- a CDS encoding AAA family ATPase codes for MTQQTWDEVGGVLPHDEFRAASEAIVANIEQVIEGKTATVRLALAVLLAEGHLLIEDVPGVGKTKLAKAMARSIDCTVRRIQFTPDLLPSDVTGVSVYNQETHDFEFRPGAVFANLVVGDEINRASPKTQSALLECMEERQVTVDGVTYQLQTPFMVIATQNPIEMEGTYPLPEAQRDRFTARIAMGYPGPEAELAMLDGHGAVDPLDDLRPVSDAAIVRQLIATVREVHVADAVKQYAIDLVTATREAPELRLGASPRATLQLLRTARAVAALEGRDYVLPDDLQALAVPVLAHRIIPTADAQLARRTTDAIVSDLVHRLTVPQDRRRSPYDTRPTSGNGRSAYEPRRR; via the coding sequence TTGACACAACAGACCTGGGACGAGGTGGGCGGCGTCCTGCCGCACGACGAGTTCCGCGCCGCCAGTGAAGCCATCGTCGCCAATATCGAGCAGGTCATCGAGGGTAAGACAGCCACCGTGCGGCTCGCGCTGGCGGTGCTGCTCGCCGAGGGTCACCTGCTCATCGAGGACGTTCCCGGGGTCGGCAAGACCAAGCTCGCCAAGGCGATGGCCCGGTCCATCGACTGCACGGTACGCCGTATCCAGTTCACCCCCGACCTGCTCCCCAGCGACGTCACCGGGGTCAGCGTCTACAACCAGGAGACCCACGACTTCGAGTTCCGCCCCGGTGCCGTCTTCGCCAACCTGGTCGTCGGCGACGAGATCAACCGGGCCTCGCCGAAGACCCAGTCGGCGCTGCTGGAGTGCATGGAGGAGCGGCAGGTCACCGTCGACGGCGTCACCTACCAGCTCCAGACCCCGTTCATGGTGATCGCGACGCAGAACCCGATCGAGATGGAGGGGACGTACCCGCTCCCCGAGGCGCAGCGCGACCGGTTCACCGCGCGGATCGCCATGGGCTACCCCGGCCCCGAGGCGGAGCTGGCCATGCTCGACGGGCACGGCGCGGTCGACCCGCTGGACGACCTGCGGCCGGTCTCCGACGCGGCGATCGTCCGGCAGCTCATCGCCACGGTCCGCGAGGTGCACGTCGCCGACGCGGTGAAGCAGTACGCCATCGACCTGGTCACCGCCACCCGCGAGGCCCCCGAGCTGCGGCTGGGCGCGTCCCCCCGGGCCACCCTGCAACTGCTGCGCACCGCCCGCGCGGTCGCCGCGCTGGAGGGGCGCGACTACGTCCTCCCCGACGACCTCCAGGCGTTGGCGGTCCCGGTGCTGGCGCACCGGATCATCCCGACCGCCGACGCGCAGCTCGCCCGGCGCACCACCGACGCGATCGTCTCCGACCTGGTGCACCGGCTCACCGTTCCGCAGGACCGCAGGCGCTCCCCGTACGACACCCGGCCGACCAGCGGGAACGGTCGCTCGGCGTACGAGCCGCGGAGGCGGTGA